The following are encoded in a window of Lacinutrix sp. WUR7 genomic DNA:
- a CDS encoding SAM-dependent methyltransferase produces the protein MENITGKLYLIPTTLGDNAPLEVLPISVKKVIEQVDTFIVENEKTARRFIKSIEPRKSQSSLTLFPLNKFTDVAELPSYLEPCLQGKNVGLLSEAGCPGVADPGADIVKIAHDKNIQVVPLVGPSSILLAIMSSGMNGQSFTFNGYLPIDKDEKKQEIKQLERLSFEKNQSQIFIETPYRNNKMLEDMCQYLEGNTLVCVACDITLPTEYIKTKTVNNWKKTKVDLHKRPTIFIIHKS, from the coding sequence ATGGAAAATATTACCGGTAAACTATACCTTATACCTACCACATTAGGAGACAATGCTCCTTTAGAAGTTTTACCTATTTCAGTAAAAAAAGTAATAGAACAAGTAGACACCTTTATTGTTGAAAACGAAAAAACAGCAAGGCGTTTTATAAAAAGCATAGAACCAAGAAAGTCACAATCTTCATTAACCTTATTTCCTTTAAATAAGTTTACAGATGTGGCAGAATTGCCAAGCTATTTAGAACCATGTCTACAAGGAAAAAACGTTGGACTACTTTCTGAAGCAGGTTGCCCTGGCGTTGCAGATCCTGGTGCAGATATAGTGAAAATTGCACATGATAAAAACATACAAGTAGTACCTTTGGTTGGACCTTCTTCTATATTATTAGCAATAATGAGCTCTGGAATGAACGGACAAAGTTTCACTTTTAATGGTTATTTACCCATTGACAAGGATGAAAAGAAACAAGAAATAAAACAATTAGAACGTCTTTCTTTTGAAAAAAACCAATCACAGATTTTTATTGAAACGCCGTATAGAAACAATAAGATGTTAGAAGACATGTGTCAATATTTAGAAGGAAACACCCTTGTTTGTGTTGCTTGTGATATTACATTACCAACAGAGTATATAAAAACAAAAACGGTAAACAACTGGAAAAAAACAAAGGTTGACCTTCATAAAAGACCAACCATTTTTATAATTCATAAAAGTTAG
- the dnaA gene encoding chromosomal replication initiator protein DnaA yields MSITAQSVWNNCLNFIKDNIQPQAYKTWFEPIVAVKLAENALSIQVPSKFFYEWLEEHYVKILKVALTKELGETAKLVYIIKMENTYGNKQPFTERIPSSNRSSVKAQDVDIPLNNKNRELRNPFIIPGIRNVKIESQLNPNYNFENFLEGDSNRLARSAGLAVASKPGGTSFNPLLIFGGVGLGKTHLAHAIGVDIKDKYPEKTVLYISAEKFTQQYIDSVKKNNRNDFIHFYQIIDILIIDDVQFLSGKSGTQDVFFHIFNHLHQNGKQVILTSDKAPVDMQDIEQRLLSRFKWGLSAELQTPDFETRVSILKNKLYRDGVEMPDDIIEYVAKHIKSNIRELEGAIISLIAQSSFNKKEVTIDLAKQVVEKFVKNTKREVSIDYIQKIVSDYFQMDVDTLQSKTRKRHIVQARQLAMFFAKKLTKASLASIGSQIGKRDHATVLHACKTVNNLSSTDKQFRKYVEDLTKKLSV; encoded by the coding sequence ATGAGTATTACTGCGCAATCGGTCTGGAATAATTGTCTTAATTTTATAAAAGATAACATTCAGCCGCAAGCTTATAAAACTTGGTTCGAACCAATTGTTGCAGTTAAACTTGCAGAAAATGCTTTGAGTATTCAGGTACCTAGTAAATTCTTTTACGAATGGCTAGAAGAGCATTATGTGAAAATCTTAAAAGTTGCACTTACCAAAGAGTTAGGCGAAACAGCCAAGCTAGTTTACATTATTAAAATGGAAAACACCTATGGTAACAAACAACCTTTTACAGAAAGAATACCTAGTTCTAATAGGTCTTCTGTAAAAGCGCAAGATGTAGATATTCCTTTAAACAATAAAAATCGCGAATTACGCAACCCTTTTATTATTCCAGGAATTAGAAATGTAAAAATCGAGTCGCAACTAAACCCAAACTATAACTTCGAAAACTTTTTAGAAGGAGATTCTAACCGTTTAGCTAGAAGCGCAGGATTAGCTGTAGCTAGTAAACCCGGAGGAACTTCTTTTAATCCACTATTAATATTTGGAGGTGTTGGTCTTGGTAAAACACACTTAGCACATGCTATTGGTGTAGACATTAAAGACAAGTATCCTGAAAAAACAGTTTTATATATTTCTGCTGAAAAATTCACGCAGCAATACATAGACTCTGTTAAGAAGAATAACAGAAATGATTTTATTCATTTTTATCAAATAATAGACATCTTAATTATTGATGATGTGCAGTTTTTATCTGGTAAATCTGGAACACAAGATGTATTCTTCCATATTTTCAACCATTTACACCAAAACGGAAAGCAAGTTATTTTAACAAGTGACAAGGCTCCTGTAGATATGCAAGATATTGAGCAACGCTTATTATCTAGATTCAAATGGGGACTTTCGGCAGAATTACAAACACCAGATTTTGAAACCAGAGTATCGATATTAAAAAACAAATTATATCGTGATGGTGTAGAAATGCCAGATGATATTATTGAGTATGTTGCAAAACATATTAAATCTAATATTAGAGAACTGGAAGGCGCAATTATCTCATTAATTGCACAATCTTCTTTTAACAAAAAAGAGGTTACTATAGACTTAGCGAAACAAGTTGTTGAGAAGTTTGTAAAAAACACAAAACGTGAGGTTTCGATAGATTATATCCAGAAAATAGTTTCCGATTATTTTCAAATGGATGTAGATACACTACAATCTAAAACTAGAAAACGTCATATTGTACAAGCTAGACAATTAGCTATGTTTTTTGCTAAAAAACTAACTAAAGCTTCGTTAGCAAGTATTGGTTCTCAAATTGGTAAACGTGATCACGCTACTGTATTGCATGCTTGTAAAACGGTTAACAATTTATCTTCTACAGATAAACAATTTAGAAAATACGTAGAAGATCTAACCAAAAAGCTTTCGGTTTAA
- a CDS encoding low molecular weight protein-tyrosine-phosphatase, producing the protein MTKILMVCLGNICRSPLAEGILRDKLSTEEFTIDSAGTGDYHIGDLPDQRSINVAKKYGVDITNQRGRQFSVTDFDVFDLIYVMDNSNFKNVVKLARNENDIAKVKLILNEVYPNQNYDVPDPYHDSDQGFENVFKMLDEATDVIQQKVTKI; encoded by the coding sequence ATGACTAAAATACTAATGGTTTGCCTTGGTAATATTTGTCGTTCTCCTTTGGCTGAAGGTATTTTACGCGATAAACTTTCTACAGAAGAGTTTACTATTGACTCTGCGGGAACTGGAGATTACCATATTGGCGATTTACCAGACCAACGCTCTATTAACGTTGCAAAAAAATACGGAGTAGATATCACCAATCAACGCGGTAGACAATTCTCCGTCACAGATTTCGATGTTTTTGATTTGATTTACGTCATGGATAATTCCAACTTTAAAAACGTAGTTAAATTAGCAAGAAATGAAAATGATATTGCTAAAGTAAAACTTATTTTAAACGAAGTATACCCAAACCAGAACTATGATGTTCCAGATCCTTATCACGATAGTGACCAAGGTTTTGAAAATGTTTTTAAGATGTTAGACGAAGCAACAGATGTTATACAACAAAAGGTTACAAAAATTTAA
- a CDS encoding PQQ-dependent sugar dehydrogenase, whose amino-acid sequence MKTIITLIIALFSFSCFSQNINIELFSNGLSNPVNIKHAGDDRLFVAERAGIIKIINTDGVLASTPFLDINALVSNNGGEQGLLAMAFHPDYTTNGYFYVNYIDNNGDTVISRFTRSTTAIADPNSELVFMNISQPYSNHNGGDMHFGTDGYLYISTGDGGSGGDPENRSQNLTSHLGKLLRIDVDNPVIGGLNYSIPADNPFFGNTDNIKQEIWAYGLRNPWKWSFDRDTGDIWIADVGQNQIEEINMVPDASSGINYGWRCYEGNDTYNTANCPSASTLTFPVAQYSHSNDGIFKCSITGGYRYRGTAQPTLNGLYFFADYCSDEIGYVQENGTTFNLTLIDQFGNDGFSAFGEDINGELYIAGIRTGIIYKIVDADLSIEEQSIFNIKMYPNPVIDSLHLDFRNTTHVIKEIHIFNLHGKLVKSVSMPKNTITTLSTKEMQSGLYFIEINAENGSKKTSKFIKN is encoded by the coding sequence ATGAAAACTATTATAACCTTAATTATAGCACTGTTTTCTTTCTCCTGTTTTTCACAAAATATAAATATAGAACTTTTTTCTAACGGACTTTCTAATCCGGTAAACATAAAACACGCAGGTGATGATAGATTATTCGTTGCAGAAAGAGCTGGTATAATTAAAATCATCAATACTGATGGTGTTTTAGCGAGCACTCCCTTTTTAGACATAAACGCATTAGTTTCTAATAATGGTGGAGAACAAGGTTTACTTGCTATGGCATTTCATCCAGACTATACCACCAATGGTTATTTTTATGTCAACTATATTGATAATAATGGGGACACGGTAATTTCCAGATTTACAAGAAGTACTACTGCTATTGCAGATCCAAATTCAGAGTTGGTTTTTATGAATATTAGCCAACCTTACTCCAATCATAATGGTGGCGATATGCATTTTGGTACCGATGGCTACCTTTATATTTCCACAGGAGATGGTGGTTCTGGTGGTGACCCTGAAAACAGATCACAAAATTTAACTTCCCATTTAGGAAAACTATTACGTATAGATGTTGACAACCCTGTAATTGGCGGACTTAATTATTCGATTCCTGCAGACAATCCTTTTTTTGGTAATACAGATAACATAAAACAAGAAATATGGGCTTATGGCCTACGTAACCCTTGGAAATGGTCTTTTGATAGAGATACTGGAGATATCTGGATTGCAGATGTTGGTCAAAACCAAATAGAAGAAATCAATATGGTTCCTGACGCAAGTTCAGGTATAAATTATGGCTGGCGTTGTTATGAAGGAAACGACACGTACAACACAGCAAATTGCCCTTCTGCTAGCACATTAACATTTCCTGTTGCACAATACTCACATAGTAATGATGGTATTTTTAAATGCTCCATTACTGGAGGTTATAGATACAGAGGTACAGCACAACCAACACTAAACGGTTTGTACTTTTTTGCCGATTACTGTAGTGATGAGATTGGTTATGTGCAAGAAAACGGAACAACTTTTAATCTAACATTAATCGATCAATTTGGTAATGATGGTTTTTCAGCTTTTGGAGAAGACATTAACGGAGAACTTTATATTGCTGGCATTAGAACCGGAATTATCTACAAAATAGTGGATGCCGATTTAAGTATTGAAGAGCAAAGTATATTTAATATAAAAATGTATCCGAATCCTGTAATAGATAGTTTACATTTAGATTTTAGAAACACAACACATGTAATTAAAGAAATTCATATATTTAATTTACATGGAAAATTAGTGAAGTCCGTTTCCATGCCTAAAAACACTATTACCACATTATCTACTAAAGAAATGCAAAGCGGATTATACTTCATTGAAATTAATGCCGAAAACGGAAGCAAAAAAACAAGTAAATTTATTAAAAATTAA
- a CDS encoding peptidoglycan-binding protein LysM, whose amino-acid sequence MIKNIGKFTLLLTICTLLKLAFSSETFIDLINYEEQENVATIEVSDKVFAFRTPTPNEKFKPTLGKSFVGFKEALAFKESGGDYFTVNKFGYLGKYQFGAETLKMIGIYNPNQFLQNPELQEKAFVANAQRNKWILRRDIKRFNGMTINGVLVTESGILAAAHLAGPGSVKKYLRSYGETGFEDAFGTSIKHYMKKFSGYDTSLVKANKKAKASII is encoded by the coding sequence ATGATAAAAAATATTGGAAAGTTTACGCTATTACTAACCATATGTACTTTATTAAAGCTTGCGTTTTCTTCGGAAACGTTTATCGATTTAATAAACTACGAAGAACAAGAAAATGTTGCTACAATAGAAGTGTCAGATAAAGTATTTGCATTTCGTACGCCAACACCAAATGAAAAATTCAAACCAACTTTAGGAAAGTCCTTTGTAGGTTTTAAAGAAGCATTAGCTTTTAAAGAATCTGGAGGAGATTATTTTACAGTAAACAAGTTTGGTTATTTAGGAAAATACCAATTTGGAGCTGAGACGCTAAAAATGATTGGAATTTACAACCCGAATCAATTTTTACAAAACCCAGAATTACAGGAAAAGGCATTTGTTGCAAATGCACAACGTAATAAATGGATTTTACGTAGAGACATCAAACGTTTTAATGGTATGACCATTAATGGTGTTTTGGTAACCGAGTCTGGAATTCTAGCTGCAGCGCATTTAGCTGGGCCTGGAAGCGTAAAAAAATACTTAAGAAGTTACGGTGAAACTGGTTTTGAAGATGCCTTTGGTACTTCGATTAAACATTACATGAAGAAGTTTTCAGGTTATGATACTTCTCTTGTAAAAGCAAATAAAAAAGCAAAAGCTAGTATTATTTAA